GTTATCGGTTTTCTCCGGTATGGAGGCTTTCGGCCTTTTCTCTGGGAAACGACAATTCCGCCACTGACCCAGGCAAGGAAGGCGCCGATCCTTCGAGCAAGACAGGTGTATATCAGACAAACAGTTGGATGAACGTCGTCACCCTCGAAAACAGCTATGACCTGGCCAAAGGATTTTTCAAACTCTACCGGAACAAGGGGGAAGGCAACTGGTTGAATCAACCGACCAGCAAAACCGGAATTCGGGAAAATCAATACAACGAGTTTTTATTTTACGGCATGAAGGCCAGGGAAACGTTTCATGTATGGAGAGGGGGCGAGATCGTCTCCGGGTTGGATTGGGATTACACCGATGGGAGCTATGACGACTTCTATTCCAATGGAGCAGACAATTCCTGGTCAGGCCACCATTTTACGATAGTATCCCCTTATGCAGCCATCAGTCATCTGTTTGGCGAGCGAAACGAGTTCTACTGCATTCCCTCTGCAGGGGCCCGATATTACGACAATAGCGATTTCGATTCCGAGTGGTCTCCGCATGCTGGTGTCATTTTTGGCTATCGGCAAACCGAATTGCATGCGGGATATGCGCGAGGCGTGATCTATCCAGGTTTGGACGTTGTCGTCCTCTCAGAAAAAGTCAATCCAGCGCTGAAAGACAGTTGGAAAAATCTCCATGCGGAAATCGTCAATCATTACGAGATCGGCATCAGCCACAGCTTCGGTCAACTGGCGACAGCCGAAGTGACCTGGTTCTATGACGACGGCAGGGATCGCTATGTCATCGTTCCACCTCCGCCGCCACCGCCGGTATTCGCAAACATTGAATCCTACCGAACTCAGGGCATCGAGGCTTCGATCAGTGTGAATCCCGTTCAAAACGTATCCCTGTTCGCGGGCGTAACCTACCTGGACCCCAATCCATCCGATTTACCCTACGCGCCTGATATCACGTGGAGCGCCGGCATCAACTGGAGGTTCCTGGAAGCATTCAAATTGAGCTTGGATTGCCAGTATATTGACGACATGTATGTCGACTCCCAGGCACGCAGGCTGAACGCAACCAACAATTTGGAAGTTCATGACTATTTCCTGTTAAACGGGAAAATCGGATATTCCTTTCTCTGGAACCGAATTCGGGCAGAAATCTTCCTGGCTGGCGAAAACCTGACCAATGCCGCCTACGAATACATGCCAGGTTATCCAATGCCCGGCATCAGTGGCATGATGGGGATCAAACTCTCCTTCTGACTCGTTCTGCAACAGATTGTTGATCATCCGATATGGGCATAAAGGAGCGCATGGCCATGTGGATGAGCAAAGCCAGCAGCTTGCATGCTGTGTGTTCAATCGCGCCCGAACGGAATCTTCGTTCAGGCGCCACAAAAAGTTGGACGGATGCGTTTTCCCGGGGTTACTGAACATCAACTGGATTTCGGGTGAATTCCAAGGCCGCATTTCCGGGACAACCAATGCCAACCATGATCGGAAAAGCCAATGGACGACTTGAAAAACATCTATCGAAAAAAAGCCGCATTTTTTGACAAGCAGGCAAATGAAGCATGGGCCAATGAGGAGTATACGCCTGAAGAACAACAGCTTATCGATCGTATGCTGCACATGGCCGGCATCGAACTCGGATGCCGTATTCTTGAACCCGGATGCGGCACGGGACGGCTGACCCGCATCCTTTGCCTCGCCGTTGGAGAAAGCGGCTATGTACTGGCCACAGACATCAGCCCTGGCATGATCAGCATGTGCAGGAAGCGAAATGCAGGGTTCAAGCAGGCTGACATTCGATGCCTGTCAATCGAATCCCTTGGTGACGAAAAAAATCAATTCTTCGATGCAGCCCTGTGCCATGCCGTTTTTCCCCATTTTGAATCACCGCAATTGGCCTTAACAAGTATCGTAAATCGCCTGAAGATTTCCGGGCGCTTCATCATTTCCCATTTCATGGGATCGAAGGAATTGAACGATATGCATCGGAAAGCGGGGCCTGTGCGCAACGACATGCTTCCTGCAGAAAAAAAGATGAGGACACTTTGTGAATCCAGTGGACTGATGATAGAATATTTTGAGGATAAACCCGGGTGCTATTTGCTGCATGCACGAAAAATTTGAAGAGCGCATGAAAGGAAGGACCATTATGTCGGAAGAAAAGATTCATACCCACCGCCATGAACACAGCCACAGCCACAGCCACACCCACACCCATGATCATGCACACCGCCACGGCGAAACAGAACACGCCCATCCCCATGATCATGTCCATAACCACCCCCATGAGCATATCCATGAACATGTACAAGATTCATCCGTACCCGAACAAACGCACGATCATGGCGAAAATGAAAAACATGGCAGCCACGAACATTCACATCACGGACACCATCAAGAACCGCATTCGGATCATCGCCACTGAGCGGTAAACGAAACTGTTCCGGAGATTGCGGCTCCGGAACGGTTTCGTTTAGCCAGGAAGTGCATACCTGCAGAGTCATTCATGTGGTATAAGCAGAAATGCCTTAACGGGACAACGCACATTCGTGGCGGCGCGAAACCTGCGGGCTGGTAAAGGCGGCTTTCCCCTTCAACCCCGAAGTATAATGGTTTTCATGCTCAGGACTTGACCCGCTCCACATATTGTCCGGTTCGGGTATCGATACGGATGATTTCCCCCTCTTCCACAAAGGGGGGAACCTGAAGCACATAACCGGTTTCCAACGTAGCAGGCTTGGAATCGCCGGATGCCGTATCGCCTTTCACCCAGGGATCGGCCTTCACGATCTTCAACTCCATGAAGATGGGCAAGGTCACACCAATGGCCTTGTCCTGGAAGAACAATACGTTGCAAAGGGTGTTCTCTTTGAGCAGGTGCACGGCATCGCCCAGTTGTTCCGCGCTGAGAAATTCCTGCTCGTAATTCGAAGTGTTCATGAAACAATACTTGTCTCCCTCGGCATAGAGGTATTCCATTTCATGCTCTTCCAGATGGGCTTCGTTGAATTTTTCCCCCGAACGGTAGGTCCTGTCAAACTGAATCCCGGTCAGCATATTCTTCAATCGGCATTTGTATAAGGCCTGCCCCTTGCCCGGCTTGACAAATTCAAACTGAACAACGATATAGGGCTCGCCATCGATTTCAATCTTGAGCCCTTTTCTGAGATCACTGCTGTCGTACATGACACCAAACTCCTTTCTATTTTCCAAGTCGGATTTCGGCCTGCCGAACCCTTTTCACCAGTGCCGACACCTTGGATACGTCTTTTCTGAATCGAACCGGTTTGCCGGTTGCATCGCAGGCATTGGTTCGGGTACAGCTATCCACGCCGGCTGGCCGGACCGCGATGATGGCATCTTCCACATTGTCGGGCCCCAACCCGCCTGCCAGGATCACCGGAATATCCACGGATTGAACGATGCGGCGGGCCAGCTCCCAGTCACAGCGCATTCCCGTAATACCGACATATCCCTGCACCAGCTGATCACCCTTATCCGGATGAATCCAGGTATCGATGAGCAAAAAATCACTGACAGCCGCAAACGATTTGGACAATTGGCATATTTCACTCGCTATTCGCTCATCACCCACAACAGGCACCGGAATGCTTCGCGCAAGACGAAGCTCCGGGTAGCGTTTGCGAATCCGCCGCTGCAAGGCAATCAGCGGTTCGGGATCGATCGATGTGCCGCGGGTATCCAACAGCGTATCGCACAGATGCAGGATATCGAATCCGAGTCTTTCCACTGCCCGGCAGATTTCCCTTTCATCCGCAAACAGGGGAATGACGCTTGAAACGCCTCCCTCCCGCTGCACCACATGGATAGTTTCCTGGATTGTTTCGTCTTCGGCATGCCGCGGCTCCGTCAGGACGGTTCCGATATGATCGACACCGAGCCGAAGCATTTGCCTGGCCTCCTTCGGCTCCTGAATTTCATAAATTTGGATCACCATGGCACACCCAATGGCTGAATCAGTGCTTTTCGCTCGCCGTTGATGCTTCGGATACCCTCCACGGGATCCTCATCGGTGGCGTTCTGTCTATCACAACCTGCCGGATTTGGCAATTTTTTCGTTTGGTTCAGGGTTTTTTACATGTACGGATTTTCATCTCGTCCATTCGATCAGAACCCGGCATTTGATCCCTGTATGTATATCTGCTATAAGGTCCTTCTTTTTGAAATCGTCTCCAATACCCGACAAACAAAGCATTTCACAGGATCGATCCGCAGAAATGCCGTAGTAAAGGTACCTCAGACTACCGGAAAATCTGACCGATATTGAACCAGAAAGGCGACTGTTGTTTATGACCCAACATGCGTTGACCGATTCATCCCGCATCGATGCGATTTCAGCGGAACTTGGATATTTTGAAGATGCCTCACTCAAAAATATTGCCAAGAAATGTTCCAGACTCATTATCAACGAGAATTTCGGAACCATTTGTTCGGAAACGTTTATCGAACCGAATTTGGAAGAACTGGAGGTGATGATCCTCGACCTGCTGCAGCAACAGTTCGAGGATCGGGTAGGCAGAGCGATCGCGGAGGCGATGCCCCAACTGGAGGAGAGCGAAATCGATGCGCAACTGGATCGTCTTTCCATATATTACCGTCAGGAATTTCAGGAACAGATTCGTTCGACAACCCATGCTGCACTCAAAGAGCTGAAAACGAGAATCAAGGGGCTTCACAAGGAAATCAAGGCACTGAAAAGAAAATATACCCTTTAGAGCCAACGGCAAAACCAGCGTGTTTCATCACCCCGGCAAAAGCCGGGGTGATGAATGTACTGAAAGGATGGGATTCCTCCCACCAATGGTGGGGCGGCACTGAAGGACTTGTGGAATTCACCAACGAACCGGCAGCGATCAGCTTGCTTGTATTTCAAAACCTCGCTCACCATGGGTTGCACTGTCCAGCCCTTCGACTTCACTTTCGATTTCTACACGGATTCCCCCCGTCAGAAGGCCAGTCACCTTGACTACTACCCATGTGCCAGCAGCGGAGAAAACGGCTGTAGCCAGAATCGAAACCACCTGAATCAGGAGCTGTGAGGCATTTCCCGCAAGCAACCCCTTACCAGCGGCGTTGATTGCCGGATCGGCAAAAATTCCGGTTGCCAACGCCCCCCACATCCCGCATACCCCATGAACACCAAATGCATCAAGCGAATCATCGATGCCCAGAAACGATTTCAGCTTGGAAACACTGATAAATCCGAGCACCCCAGAAAGAGATCCGATAACCAGCGAAGCACCCAGTCCGACAAATCCGGCAGCAGGCGTAATGGCGACAAGACCGGCTACGGCCCCGGAGGCCATGCCAAGCAATGTCGGTTTTCCACGCGTCATCCATTCGGCCAGCATCCAGAAGAGCGCGGCTATCGCTGCCGACGTATTGGTCACCATGAAGGCCATGGCCGCAAGACCATCGGCTGCCAGTTGACTCCCTGCATTGAATCCGAACCATCCAAACCAGAGCATCGCCGAACCGAGAGCTGTCAGGGAAATACTCGATGGAATCATCGGTTCTCTGCCATATCCGTTTCGCTTGCCAAGCATCAGCGTCAAGACCAGGCCGGCAATGCCTGCGTTGATATGGACCACATTGCCGCCGGCAAAATCCAGCGCTCCCATCTTGGCCATCCATCCCCCGCCCCACACCCAGTGCGCCACCGGACAATAGACGGCAATCACCCATAGTACGACAAAAACGAGCCATGAGGAAAATTTCATGCGATCGACGATCGATCCGAGAACCAGAGCCACCGTGATACCGGCAAAGGTCATCTGAAAGAGCGCAAAGACCAGTGTCGGAATGTTTCCCTGAAGCGACTCGACTGAAACGGAGTGCATCAACAGGTAATCGAATCCGCCAATCAGACCGTTTTGATCGGGACCGAACGCAAGGCTATAACCTACAATGACCCAGACGACGCTCGCGATGCAATAAGCCATGTAGGTCATGGCAGTGGTGTTGAGCAGGTTTTTGTATCGGCTCATGCCCCCGTAGAACAAGGCAAGGCCTGCCGGGGTCATCATCATCACCAAGGCAGTTGAAATGAGCATCCATGCGGTATTGCCCGAATCCATGCCATCGGCAGCCCACAGGAGTTTTTCCGAAACCGCCACCAGAAAAATCACCAGAAATACGATCCGTTTCCATTCCATGCCATGCTCCTTTCGTTATAAATCATTCTTTATCCATCTATGTCCAATCAAGTCGGCAAGACAATCTGCCAATAAAATTTGTCGAGCATTCCGATTGCGTGGATACATAGCAAAACCTCTGCCAACAGACGCTGTATAATGAACAACACATTGAGATTATGCATAATAAAGCATTCTCTCATATTATGTTCTCTCGATATTCGAAAACATTCATGTCATATAAATCTATTTTTAATACATTTTTGTTCCATCATGGCGAGATGCCGGAAGATCAACACAATCGGGCGTTTCGAGCAATGATTTCGATCGATGCTTGATTTTCAGGGAGTTGATTCGTAAGATACCCGCCATCCTTAACCAGAATGATTCAATACATCCTATGGACCGGAAACCGCTCTCATGAACATCCGCGAAACCTGTGAAAAGCGCGAAGAAGCCTTTCTTTCTCCATTTGCCTGTTACAGCTCCGAAACCCTTGGCAGGGAGAGACCGGAAGAACCTTGTCCCATTCGAACCGCTTTTC
This genomic window from Desulfatirhabdium butyrativorans DSM 18734 contains:
- a CDS encoding ammonium transporter; the protein is MEWKRIVFLVIFLVAVSEKLLWAADGMDSGNTAWMLISTALVMMMTPAGLALFYGGMSRYKNLLNTTAMTYMAYCIASVVWVIVGYSLAFGPDQNGLIGGFDYLLMHSVSVESLQGNIPTLVFALFQMTFAGITVALVLGSIVDRMKFSSWLVFVVLWVIAVYCPVAHWVWGGGWMAKMGALDFAGGNVVHINAGIAGLVLTLMLGKRNGYGREPMIPSSISLTALGSAMLWFGWFGFNAGSQLAADGLAAMAFMVTNTSAAIAALFWMLAEWMTRGKPTLLGMASGAVAGLVAITPAAGFVGLGASLVIGSLSGVLGFISVSKLKSFLGIDDSLDAFGVHGVCGMWGALATGIFADPAINAAGKGLLAGNASQLLIQVVSILATAVFSAAGTWVVVKVTGLLTGGIRVEIESEVEGLDSATHGERGFEIQAS
- a CDS encoding TonB-dependent receptor, whose product is MDSIYCRRILYGIICLCLMPFWIQPVQAQSPPEKSYEIPQILVVGSPIIEGNEVDSFAGQKTTVTEQQIDDLNAQDLSTALRRTPGVNITRYNPVGSFGGASGGAVFIRGMGSSRPGSEIKMMVDGIPMYMSVWNHPLLDLMSIDPAQSIEVYKSPQPYIFGNAFAVINIVPKEKREDGFRTSMRLEGGSYRTGIATIDHGGKQDNVDYYLSGGYRTSDGHREDADGDIKDGYGRIGYRFSPVWRLSAFSLGNDNSATDPGKEGADPSSKTGVYQTNSWMNVVTLENSYDLAKGFFKLYRNKGEGNWLNQPTSKTGIRENQYNEFLFYGMKARETFHVWRGGEIVSGLDWDYTDGSYDDFYSNGADNSWSGHHFTIVSPYAAISHLFGERNEFYCIPSAGARYYDNSDFDSEWSPHAGVIFGYRQTELHAGYARGVIYPGLDVVVLSEKVNPALKDSWKNLHAEIVNHYEIGISHSFGQLATAEVTWFYDDGRDRYVIVPPPPPPPVFANIESYRTQGIEASISVNPVQNVSLFAGVTYLDPNPSDLPYAPDITWSAGINWRFLEAFKLSLDCQYIDDMYVDSQARRLNATNNLEVHDYFLLNGKIGYSFLWNRIRAEIFLAGENLTNAAYEYMPGYPMPGISGMMGIKLSF
- a CDS encoding class I SAM-dependent methyltransferase codes for the protein MDDLKNIYRKKAAFFDKQANEAWANEEYTPEEQQLIDRMLHMAGIELGCRILEPGCGTGRLTRILCLAVGESGYVLATDISPGMISMCRKRNAGFKQADIRCLSIESLGDEKNQFFDAALCHAVFPHFESPQLALTSIVNRLKISGRFIISHFMGSKELNDMHRKAGPVRNDMLPAEKKMRTLCESSGLMIEYFEDKPGCYLLHARKI
- a CDS encoding phosphoribosylanthranilate isomerase encodes the protein MVIQIYEIQEPKEARQMLRLGVDHIGTVLTEPRHAEDETIQETIHVVQREGGVSSVIPLFADEREICRAVERLGFDILHLCDTLLDTRGTSIDPEPLIALQRRIRKRYPELRLARSIPVPVVGDERIASEICQLSKSFAAVSDFLLIDTWIHPDKGDQLVQGYVGITGMRCDWELARRIVQSVDIPVILAGGLGPDNVEDAIIAVRPAGVDSCTRTNACDATGKPVRFRKDVSKVSALVKRVRQAEIRLGK
- the efp gene encoding elongation factor P, encoding MYDSSDLRKGLKIEIDGEPYIVVQFEFVKPGKGQALYKCRLKNMLTGIQFDRTYRSGEKFNEAHLEEHEMEYLYAEGDKYCFMNTSNYEQEFLSAEQLGDAVHLLKENTLCNVLFFQDKAIGVTLPIFMELKIVKADPWVKGDTASGDSKPATLETGYVLQVPPFVEEGEIIRIDTRTGQYVERVKS